The genomic interval CGCGCCGCGCGCGACGTAGCGCTCGACGTGGTATTGCAGTACGGACAGCACGCTGGTGATGGCCAGATACCACAGGGTGGCGACCATCAGCAATGGAATCACCTGCTGGGTTCGGTTGTAGATCACCTGCACGGTATAGAACAGTTCCGGCAGCGCCAGCACATACACGACGGAGGTGCCTTTCGCCAGGCTGATGATTTCGTTAAAGCCGGTAGGCAGGATGGCGCGCAGCGCCTGCGGCAGAATGATGCGCCAGGTTCGGCGGTATCCCGGCAGCCCGAGCGCGGCGGCCGCTTCAAACTGCCCGGCGTCGACGCCGAGGATCCCGCCGCGGATAATTTCGGCGGTGTAGGCCGATTGCACCAGCGTCAGCCCGATCACCGCGACGGAAAACGGCCCCAGCACGTCGATGGTCGACGCGCTCAGGATGGTGATCCCAGTGAAGGGAATGCCCAGCGACAGCGTGTCGTACAGGTATGAGAAGTTGTAGAGGATGATCAATACCAGAATCAGCGGCAGCGATCGGAACAGCCAGATGTACAGCCAGGCCAGCGTGCGCAGCAGCCAGGATGACGACAGCCGCGCCAGCGCCAGCCCGGTGCCGACGATAATGCTGAACAGCGTGCCTGATAGGGTCAGCAGCAGCGTGCGGCCAAGCCCCTCAAGGATCACCGGGTTGAAGAAATA from Musicola paradisiaca NCPPB 2511 carries:
- a CDS encoding amino acid ABC transporter permease, whose product is MTPYIHSTDSDAPPQLRVVPARHPLRLAGALFALLVFAGLAESIAFNTRWEWPVFAGYFFNPVILEGLGRTLLLTLSGTLFSIIVGTGLALARLSSSWLLRTLAWLYIWLFRSLPLILVLIILYNFSYLYDTLSLGIPFTGITILSASTIDVLGPFSVAVIGLTLVQSAYTAEIIRGGILGVDAGQFEAAAALGLPGYRRTWRIILPQALRAILPTGFNEIISLAKGTSVVYVLALPELFYTVQVIYNRTQQVIPLLMVATLWYLAITSVLSVLQYHVERYVARGAVRETPSSLFARLLTPQARRR